GCATAATTCCTACCTTAAGTCTACCAACAGCTGCACTAAGGGGCTGCTTTGGTGCTTTGAACAAGATCCtgatattagcatgctaacatgctcacagtggcAATGCTAATGTATTTATCTTCACTGtcataataaaggcaaaatgcccATAAAGTTTGAGTATGCACAATCTTTTGTAGCCGTTCATCAAttatttgttgagatattttaccAAAGTCAGGGAAAACCTTGACGTGATGgcactaaatgaaaagtcatggGATCACCATCTGCAGGATTACTACTATACCATGAATCCCTGCACAAAATTATGTGTTAATCCATCAAATCACTGTTGGGATATTTCAGCTTAGACAAACTAAAAAATGTTGGACTGTCCAACTGATAGACATTGCCAAAAAACTAAATCCATTTTAAACATAAACCCATAACAATCTAATCAAGCATCTCTATTAATCAAACCAAACAATGTGGGAGCTGTTTCCAATGAAATTCTAGAGCAGCTGGTGGGTGGCTGACGGTAACCTCCTCCACTTCTATTCctctaaaataaacattatgGAGAATATTCTCTTTTGTTAAGTGCGATGAATGTGAATATAATCATGTTAGGAGAGAGCCAGCAGAATGGCACAATTTCcgattaaaaacaaactaagtATAGAATCAAGAATAAACTTCTGTTAAGCGTTGTGAGACGGGCCAAGTGTCACAGCCCCACACACTACTTCAAACACGACATTGACTTCCAGTGAAGGCTGTTGATTTTATGGCAGGATTTTCCAGCTGAACACTGACTAATCCTAAGCCTGTGTACAGCTCATGCTTAGTTCCTCATCACAGACTTTGGTTTGAACCAGTTTGCACTGGATTCGGGTTGACTGCCACTCCCTGTGCCGTAATCACTAATCTAGCACCTCTCCAATTCgcttccttctttctctttcttgatCTATAACAGCACTAATATTTAACCTCTCAGGGAGCAGGTCGTCCAAATAAGGAGGAGCCACACTGCAGCCGTTTCTCTTTGTTCAGGGAGACGATTGAACAAGATCCTTTTGTGGCTGTGTATTCTGTCATTAATATGCATGTGTCTCAGAAGACAGAGAGCATAAGGACTCTGTATTAGAAATACTGACTCAAGCACCCTTCATTAAAGCTCCTctaacattttctaaatataAAAATCCAAAACTAAGGGATAGAAATAAAAGACCATTTCATTTCTGGGCATTATATATTCtttaatctgatttatttaatttattttcatttcaacaaatgAATCTTTAttgtctcagtgtgttttttgtgcactattattcacatttttcttaTAGGTTTCAGTCATGCATAGTAAAAGTTGTTAAGTTTTACATACCATCTGTTATATTCTCCCAATATAACGTTACTGTGCCCCTGCCTCCTCGTCCACATTCACACAGCTCCACCCTatatcctcctctctctctgcgttTACTGTCCTCCAGACCCGAGCGCTGTCTGCCACAGTGTCTGTTGACATCAAAGCGTTCACCGTTTCTAAGGCCGATGAAAGGCAGGAAGAGGGTGGGAGAGCGCAGGCCCAGGTTCAACACTTGCACACCACTGCCAACACAGCAAAGACAGCCAAGACAATTGCCTTGAatatttatctttcttttccttAACAATTGGATAGCCCTAAAAGCGAATAGGGGGCCAATAAAAAAAGGCAGCCTGGTGTGAGCTACACGAGCCAAACAAAAGGGACAGCTGCGAGATAAAAGAGCAAAAATAGACAGCATGATTAACAAACTGTGATAAAGTTGTGCATGAAAAGGTGagtgacctgtgacctttgtAACCTCGGCTgaagatttaaataaaagaaaaacaaaaaagatattaTTTCTAATGGTATTGGaggcttgttttcttttgaagggAAAGCTATTGACATATTGGAAAATACAGATATTCAATTTCTTGGGGAGAGTTGCAGATAaaaagactgataccactctcatggcTGTATGTTAAGTACTAAGCTACAGCagctggttatcttagcttagcataaacactggaaacagggaaaaacagttagcctagcaaaaataacaaaatccacctgccATCAATACGTAaacatcttttgttttattggctTTTTTACTGGCTGCGGGTGGTAGTATATTTACCATAAAGATACGTGTGCTAATCTGAACCGTAGCAAATAGTTAAGGGCCGAGCAACCTTATAAGCACAAttcccaaaatgtaaaattatttcattcagtattCTTTAAATTCATACCATTAAGAGTCATGTCAAAAAAATGGTATAACTTAAACTTCCGATAGTTGACAGATGCTTCCAGCGGTACGCAACATTATCATTCGTTTGCAGTTGCATCCGTCTGCACACTTGGTGAATGTCTGTCCATGAATCTTTTAGCTTTGCTTTgggtctctaccaactcctggcTTTTGaactgctaaatgctccactgcaCTGGCTGGTTGCTAACcgtgtctctctgctgtctggaGCTGAGCAggtaggtttttttttgcttaaaacaGCTGCCAGGACCAACTGAAAATGACActaagagagcagagagagtttTTGGTTCAAACAAGTAAGAAGTCAAAATTCACTATAAATCTTTTAAGCCAAGTTAAGCAGATTTGGGTGATAATCCTCTGTAGGTTCATCAATATGAGTGACCACTTTCACATTGTCATATTGTGATTTATATTGCCCACTAAATCTCTGTCAATGACAAATTTCATGAGTAAAATTTCATTCAGCATCATAAAACCTGTAAAACACCTTCAAAGTACAAGTCATTTCTTAACCATTAAATGTAATGATGTAAACGGTCGTGTACATGAACAAAATAGACGAGCTCTATTTTGTATATAGTTACTTTGATTATTCTATactttcccctttttttttaaatgttatttaccCTGTACAGAAAAGCCCTTTCTAGTTCATCTTTGAAAGTTCTAACAGATGATAGTTTGATTACAGTGTGAGCATCTGACTGTCTGCGACGTGGAGTAATTAGTGTCTGGCATCAGCAAACAGACACGTCTTTTACCAGTCACAAGTGATTATTCACAACTGCACCTTAGGGCGACTGATACTTGAGCTTCCCATATCTCTCAGCACATGCGAGGAGTGCCTACAGTCAGATGTCGTCATGCACAACAACCCAGGGAACTGGTTTGAGCCGGTAGAGGGACTATCAAAGCAGGCAGATTAGCAGGCATCTACTGAAGTGATCTGTGTGTCTCTAGCTATAAGCCTGGGTACACACCCTCCCACTGATGAACTACTgtgaaaaacaccaaaatggTCTGAGGTGGGGTGTAAATGTAATAGATGGTTGTAGTGATGGAGGGGATGATTTATCCTTTACTTGAAGGTAAAGAGTCAGAGGGTGAGGAGGCAAAGCCTCTGCTGGTCTAAACCCTGTAATGCTACTTAGACAGGCTCTTATCTAGAGAGCAGGCATGATTAAATAGACTCCAACGCAAACAAGCTGCGAGGAGAAagccacccccaccctcccaggCCAACCTGAGCTAAACTGGTTCGTGCCGGTCTGGAGAGGCATCGCCTACAGCACTGTCAGGGAAACCCAGTGAAGGTTAACCACATCCTCTCATGAGTAACTCTGCTCCCTTCAAATGCCCTTTGCTGCATCAGAGTGAAAAACAATGTGGCCAGAAATGATCTCACCATGTGCcgctctctttttttgttgtttttttttttttaacaaataaataaacattaacttAATCCTAGATTACATGACTCAACACTGCTGTGACATTTCCACTAATGTCACAGACATAAGTTCAAGACAAGAACACACATCGGTTTCCTTTTTTCATGGAGGTTTCATCCATGGGGTTTCCCTCTTTATGACTAACACAGACTAACAGCTGTTCAATAGCAGATGGcaaagatttattttgtgtcataTTGCTAAAGATAATGAACATGTTGGCCAGACATCTAATTTTGGATCCAGATTTATCATcttttttgaaaacatgttaaattttATGCTAAAATTAGATGATGTCCCTGTTAGCctatatatttacattactGTGTCATCTTTTCTTAAAATGCATGAAGATGGGCTTTTtgttctttctattttttcctATCCTCATGGTTTAACACTTCACTAATCCTCAAATGATAAAGGTCAACACCTGTGACCCTAAGTGTTTTTTTATCTATCCCATGCATTTTAACTGTCTACAACCAGAATCAGGATTAAACCTAACATCCCATTAATATAATGTATCTGCCATACCTAAACAGGATGAATTAACCTCAAATGACCTGATGTAATGACCAATAACAGCATTAATGccacacaaattaaaaccacaTGAAACATGTAATAAGGACAAACAAGGTGCAGCTTTTGTATACAATtcaataatttattaaaaatgacaaagacaggaacattgtaaatgtaaatcattTTTGTGACAGTAACACATTAGTGGCCACTAATGAATAGTGCTCATATAACAAAGAGAAGCTGAGAGACAAGGCATGTGTTCAGGACAGGCATTCATGTAGGCAGATTCTTCGGCACTAAAAAGTCTCATATCGCAGCTGTGCACGAGCACCAACACAGTGATGTGTAGCCGCACGAGCTACTGCTTCACAGTCATCACAGCATCCACAGGAACGCTTTATCAATTCAAGTCTCAAGGAAGACGTGAACGTCCATTATATTCCCAGTCAGTTCATCTCGCTCCATCCGCTCCAGGGAGGACTCTCCGCTGTCACCTCCGTCCACGAGGCCACAGCTGCTTCACGATGCCCTCCGGGCGGCTGGCTGCACACTCTCCGCACCTGACGCGCCCTTCCAGGCGATAGGTGAGCCGCACCTGCGGCTGTCACCCAGCATTGGGAGTGTTTTCACAGTCGGCTCACACACGAGCCgacagagagacaaaggcaGTTAAAGACTGGCGAAACGCAGTCATCGCAGGTTGAGCAGCTGTCGCACCATGCCCGCGATCTGGAGGAACTTGTCCTTCTTTCGCTGCTTCAGAGCCATCAGAGCCCGGGCCGTCTCCTCCGGGTCCTGGGTGTAGGAGAAGATgctcctcaccctctcctccgCCTTCATGTCTCCCGTTTTCTGGAAGAGCCTCATCAGCGCGTCCTGGTTGACGTTCTCGAAGATGTTGGCCACGGCCTTCTTGCGGTGCGCCGTGTCAAACTTGTTGCCGTGGACAGAGGGGCTGACCCGGCGGCTCTCAGAGGACACGTAGGTCGAcatcttgtctttgtttctccGGTGGATGTCTCGTGTTGCTCTGGTCCAAAGTGTGGCCCCCCAACTCGCCGAGGATGAGTTG
This genomic window from Seriola aureovittata isolate HTS-2021-v1 ecotype China chromosome 5, ASM2101889v1, whole genome shotgun sequence contains:
- the tcima gene encoding transcriptional and immune response regulator a, with amino-acid sequence MSTYVSSESRRVSPSVHGNKFDTAHRKKAVANIFENVNQDALMRLFQKTGDMKAEERVRSIFSYTQDPEETARALMALKQRKKDKFLQIAGMVRQLLNLR